The proteins below are encoded in one region of Mycteria americana isolate JAX WOST 10 ecotype Jacksonville Zoo and Gardens chromosome 22, USCA_MyAme_1.0, whole genome shotgun sequence:
- the NAGLU gene encoding alpha-N-acetylglucosaminidase, translating into MAARRGLSLLLPPLPLLPLLPLLLLLLLPPLPLLAAPRAGAGDAGQEAAVRALARRLLGPRAAAVALSVEAALAAGGPDTYRLRSPPGAAVAVAVTGSSGVAAAAGLYRYLRDFCGCHLSWSGAQLRLPDPLPRLRAEIRASAPGRYRYYQNACTQSYSYVWWDWARWEREIDWMALSGINLALAFVGQEVAWQRVYRSLGLNQSEIDAYFTGPAFLAWNRMGNLHGWAGPLPPAWHLKQLYLQYRIVERMRSLGMITVLPAFAGHVPQGVLRVFPRVNATRLGGWSHFDCTYSCTYLLDPEDPMFQVIGTLFLKELIKEFGTDHIYSADTFNEMTPLSSDPAYLSRVSNAVFRSMMGADPEALWLMQGWLFQHQPDFWQPAQVRALLRGVPLGRMIVLDLFAESKPVYQWTESFYGQPFIWCMLHNFGGNHGLFGTVEAINHGPFAARCFPNSTMVGTGLVPEGIEQNDMVYELMNELGWRQEPLDLPSWVTRYAERRYGAPNAAAASAWRLLLRSVYNCTGVCVNHNRSPLVRRPSLHMDTELWYNASDVYEAWRLLLSAGTELGSSPTFRYDLADVTRQAAQQLVSDYYLSIRQAFQSHALPELLTAGGVLVYDLLPELDSLLSSHSLFLLGRWLESARAMATSDQEAEQYELNARNQVTLWGPSGNILDYANKQLGGLVLDYYGVRWSLFVSALVESLNSGSPFHQDQFNQAVFQVERGFVYNKKRYPAVPAGDTLEISRKLFLKYYPSALRRSRAGPA; encoded by the exons atggcggcgcggcgggggctgtcgctgctgctgccgccactGCCgctcctgccactgctgccactgctgctgctgctgctgctgccgccgctgccgctgctggcggcgccgcgggcgggcgcgggggacgcggggcaggaggcggcggtGCGGGCGCTGGCGCGGCGCCTGCTGGGCCCGCGGGCCGCCGCCGTGGCCCTGTCGGTGgaggcggcgctggcggcgggcgggcccgaCACGTACCGGCTGCGctcgccgcccggcgccgccgtggccgtggccgtgacGGGCTCCAGCGGCgtggcggcggccgccggcctGTACCGCTACCTGCGCGACTTCTGCGGCTGCCACCTCTCCTGGTCCGGGGCGCAGCTCCGCCTGCCCGACCCGCTGCCGCGGCTGCGGGCCGAGATCCGCGCCTCCGCCCCCGGCAG gTACCGCTACTACCAGAACGCCTGCACCCAGAGCTACTCCTACGTCTGGTGGGACTGGGCGCGCTGGGAGCGGGAGATCGACTGGATGGCGCTCAGCGGCATCAACCTGGCGCTGGCCTTCgtggggcaggaggtggcctGGCAGCGG GTGTACCGCTCCCTGGGGCTGAACCAGTCCGAGATCGACGCATACTTCACGGGGCCAGCGTTCCTGGCCTGGAACCGGATGGGGAACCTCCACGGCTGGGCAGGGCCGCTGCCACCGGCCTGGCACCTCAAACAGCTTTACCTGCAG tACCGGATCGTGGAGAGGATGCGCTCGCTGGGGATGATCACGGTGCTGCCGGCCTTCGCGGGCCACGTGCCCCAGGGGGTTCTTCG GGTCTTCCCGCGTGTGAATGCCACTCGCCTTGGGGGCTGGAGCCACTTTGACTGCACCTACTCGTGTACCTACCTGCTGGACCCGGAGGACCCCATGTTCCAGGTGATCGGGACCCTCTTCCTGAAGGAGCTGATCAAGGAGTTCGGCACAGACCACATCTATAGCGCCGACACCTTCAATGAGATGACGCCCCTCTCCTCTGACCCTGCCTACCTCTCGAGGGTCAGCAACGCCGTTTTCAGGTCGATGATGGGAG CCGACCCCGAGGCGCTGTGGCTGATGCAGGGCTGGCTCTTCCAGCACCAGCCGGACTTCTGGCAGCCAGCGCAGGTGCGGGCCCTGCTGCGTGGTGTGCCCCTCGGTAGGATGATTGTTCTTGACCTCTTTGCCGAGTCCAAGCCCGTCTACCAGTGGACGGAGTCCTTCTACGGGCAGCCCTTCATCTGGTGCATGCTGCACAACTTTGGGGGCAATCACGGCCTCTTTGGCACCGTGGAGGCCATCAACCACGGCCCCTTCGCGGCTCGCTGCTTCCCCAACTCCACCATGGTGGGCACCGGGCTGGTGCCCGAGGGCATCGAGCAGAACGACATGGTGTACGAGCTGATGAATGAGCTGGGCTGGCGCCAGGAGCCCCTCGACCTCCCCAGCTGGGTGACCCGCTATGCCGAGCGCCGCTACGGTGCCCCAAATGCCGCTGCGGCCAGTGCCTGGCGGCTGCTCCTCCGCAGCGTGTACAACTGCACCGGGGTCTGCGTCAACCACAACCGCAGCCCGCTGGTGCGCCGGCCCTCCCTGCACATGGACACGGAGCTGTGGTACAACGCCAGCGACGTGTACGAGGCCTGGCGCCTGCTGCTGAGTGCCGGCACggagctgggctccagccccaccTTCCGCTACGACCTGGCGGACGTCACGCGGCAGGCGGCTCAGCAGCTCGTGAGCGACTACTACCTGAGCATCCGCCAGGCCTTCCAGAGCCACGCGCTGCCGGAGCTGCTGACGGCCGGCGGCGTGCTGGTCTACGACCTGCTGCCGGAGCTGGACAGCCTCCTCTCCAGCCACAGCCTCTTCCTGCTGGGCCGCTGGCTGGAGAGCGCCCGTGCCATGGCCACCAGCGACCAGGAGGCCGAGCAGTACGAGCTGAACGCCCGGAACCAGGTGACGCTCTGGGGGCCCAGCGGGAACATCCTGGACTACGCCAACAAGCAGCTGGGGGGGCTGGTGCTGGACTACTACGGCGTGCGCTGGAGCCTCTTTGTCTCTGCGCTGGTGGAGAGCCTCAACTCGGGCAGCCCCTTCCACCAGGACCAGTTCAACCAGGCTGTCTTCCAGGTGGAGAGAGGCTTCGTCTACAACAAGAAGCGCTACCCGGCCGTGCCGGCTGGGGACACGCTGGAGATCTCCAGGAAGCTGTTCCTCAAATACTACCCCAGCGCCCTGCGGCGCAGCCGGGCTGGGCCGGCGTGA